The following are encoded in a window of Aromatoleum petrolei genomic DNA:
- the rhtB gene encoding homoserine/homoserine lactone efflux protein — translation MSWNMWLAFLAAAVVIAVSPGPGAVLSMATGLRHGYAVALRAILGLQTALLIQLAIVVLGLGAVLAASATAFLTVKIAGAAYLIWLGVRKWRAPVELLEEGAEAREARGVYLQGLLVNLTNPKAIVFMVALVPQFIDPQLPQWPQFFIIAATMVGTDMVVMSSYALLAGRCRRWLRSPRMMKAQNRVFGGMFVAAGSLLAASSR, via the coding sequence ATGAGCTGGAACATGTGGCTGGCCTTTCTTGCCGCGGCAGTCGTGATCGCCGTGTCGCCGGGACCCGGCGCGGTGCTGAGCATGGCGACCGGACTGCGTCACGGCTATGCGGTGGCGCTGCGCGCGATCCTCGGGCTGCAGACGGCGCTGCTGATCCAGCTCGCTATCGTGGTGCTCGGCCTCGGCGCGGTGCTGGCGGCGTCGGCGACGGCCTTCCTGACCGTCAAGATCGCCGGGGCGGCCTACCTGATCTGGCTGGGCGTGCGTAAATGGCGCGCGCCGGTGGAGCTGCTCGAAGAGGGTGCCGAGGCGCGCGAGGCCCGCGGCGTCTACCTGCAGGGGCTGCTCGTGAATCTCACGAATCCCAAGGCGATCGTCTTCATGGTCGCGCTGGTGCCGCAGTTCATCGACCCGCAGCTGCCGCAGTGGCCGCAGTTCTTCATCATCGCGGCGACGATGGTCGGCACCGACATGGTGGTGATGTCCTCCTATGCGCTGCTCGCCGGACGCTGCCGGCGTTGGCTGCGCAGCCCGCGCATGATGAAGGCGCAAAACCGCGTGTTCGGCGGAATGTTTGTCGCGGCCGGCTCGTTGCTCGCCGCGTCGTCGCGCTGA
- a CDS encoding YceH family protein, protein MTEQSAPDSATDGFDFDPIEIRVLGVLIEKAFVTPDAYPLSLNGIVTGCNQLTGRDPVMSLSDGEVQAAVDSLMTRKLVSRRDQASGRVAKYEHLVRLRHSLPPAEQAVLAVLLLRGAQTAGEIRQRAERMHRFDDIAAVESVLEHLAEKYPPMADALPRAPGTKETRYAHLLGGTAAFEAMGESLAGAPSGGAARGRTSELEEEVRRLREELDRLRSEFDTFRAQFD, encoded by the coding sequence ATGACCGAGCAAAGCGCCCCCGACTCCGCCACTGACGGCTTCGACTTCGATCCGATAGAAATCCGCGTACTGGGCGTGTTGATCGAAAAGGCCTTCGTTACGCCCGACGCCTACCCCCTGTCGCTGAACGGCATCGTCACCGGCTGCAACCAGCTGACCGGGCGGGACCCGGTGATGAGCCTGTCGGACGGAGAAGTCCAGGCCGCGGTCGACAGCCTGATGACGCGCAAGCTGGTATCGCGACGCGACCAGGCGAGCGGACGCGTGGCGAAATACGAGCATCTCGTGCGCCTGCGCCATTCGCTCCCACCGGCCGAGCAGGCGGTCCTCGCGGTGTTGCTGCTGCGCGGCGCGCAGACGGCGGGAGAAATCCGCCAGCGTGCCGAACGCATGCACCGCTTCGACGACATCGCCGCGGTCGAGTCGGTCCTGGAGCATCTCGCGGAGAAATACCCGCCCATGGCCGACGCCCTGCCGCGCGCACCGGGCACCAAGGAGACGCGCTACGCGCACCTGCTCGGCGGCACCGCGGCGTTCGAGGCGATGGGCGAGTCACTGGCCGGGGCACCATCCGGGGGTGCGGCACGCGGACGCACAAGCGAGCTGGAAGAAGAAGTGCGCCGGCTGCGCGAGGAACTCGATCGATTGCGCAGCGAGTTCGACACGTTCCGCGCCCAGTTCGATTGA
- a CDS encoding Fur family transcriptional regulator produces the protein MPRPDVPPAALLIAACGGRVTRTRIAVLEILQDSPRSLNHDDIAAQLAADGMPHDRVTLYRTLDWLVEQGLAHRVIGPDRARRFKAGGETRSQHAHFHCDRCGHVLCLESIRPEEQFALPVGFQPERAELVFHGTCADCGRQRGGKA, from the coding sequence ATGCCCCGCCCCGACGTTCCCCCTGCCGCACTCCTGATCGCCGCCTGCGGCGGCCGCGTCACGCGCACGCGCATCGCCGTACTCGAGATCCTGCAGGACAGCCCGCGTTCCCTGAACCACGACGACATCGCCGCACAGCTCGCCGCGGACGGCATGCCGCACGACCGCGTAACGCTGTACCGCACGCTCGACTGGCTCGTCGAACAGGGGCTCGCGCATCGCGTCATCGGCCCCGACCGCGCACGCCGCTTCAAGGCGGGCGGGGAGACCCGCAGCCAGCACGCGCACTTCCACTGCGACCGCTGCGGGCACGTGTTGTGCCTCGAATCGATCCGCCCCGAAGAACAATTCGCGCTGCCGGTCGGATTCCAGCCGGAGCGCGCCGAACTGGTGTTCCACGGCACCTGTGCCGATTGCGGTCGCCAGCGCGGGGGGAAGGCCTGA
- the ilvD gene encoding dihydroxy-acid dehydratase — translation MPQYRSRTSTAGRNMAGARALWRATGMKDGDFEKPIIAVVNSFTQFVPGHVHLKDLGQLVAREIEAAGGVAKEFNTIAVDDGIAMGHGGMLYSLPSRELIADSVEYMANAHTADALVCISNCDKITPGMLMAALRLNIPAIFVSGGPMEAGKVKWEAKVISLDLVDAMVKAADSHCSDEEVDAVERSACPTCGSCSGMFTANSMNCLTEALGLSLPGNGTVLATHADREQLFRKAGRTIVDMARRWYEKDDASVLPRSIATFKAFENAISLDVAMGGSTNTVLHLLAAAREAQVDFTMADIDRVSRKVPCLCKVAPAVADVHIEDVHRAGGIMGILGELNRAGLLHAEVPTVHSKTLGEAIARWDIMQAHDNAVFEFYKAAPGGVPTQVAFSQNRRWNELDMDRSKGIIRDRANAFTQDGGLAVLYGNIAEKGCIVKTAGVDESIWKFTGKARVFESQEDAVEGILGDKVAAGDVVIIRYEGPKGGPGMQEMLYPTSYLKSKGLGKECALLTDGRFSGGTSGLSIGHASPEAACGGAIALVEENDTIEIDIPNRSIRLAVSDEELARRRAAMEAKGSQAWKPANRQRVVSAALQAYAALTTSADTGAVRDVTQVQR, via the coding sequence ATGCCCCAATACCGTTCCCGTACCTCCACCGCCGGCCGCAATATGGCGGGCGCCCGCGCTTTGTGGCGCGCCACCGGCATGAAGGACGGCGACTTCGAAAAGCCGATCATCGCCGTCGTCAACAGCTTTACGCAGTTCGTGCCGGGGCACGTGCACCTGAAGGATCTCGGCCAGCTCGTCGCGCGCGAGATCGAAGCAGCAGGGGGCGTCGCCAAGGAATTCAACACCATCGCCGTCGATGACGGCATCGCGATGGGTCACGGCGGGATGCTGTATTCGCTGCCCTCGCGCGAGCTGATCGCCGACAGCGTCGAATACATGGCCAACGCGCACACCGCCGACGCCCTAGTGTGCATCTCGAACTGCGACAAGATTACCCCGGGGATGCTGATGGCTGCGCTGCGCCTCAACATCCCCGCGATCTTCGTCTCCGGCGGCCCGATGGAAGCAGGCAAGGTCAAGTGGGAGGCCAAGGTCATCTCGCTCGATCTCGTCGACGCGATGGTCAAGGCCGCCGACAGCCACTGCTCGGACGAGGAAGTCGACGCCGTCGAGCGTTCCGCCTGTCCCACCTGCGGTTCCTGCTCCGGCATGTTCACGGCCAACTCGATGAACTGCCTCACCGAGGCACTGGGCCTGTCGCTGCCGGGCAACGGCACCGTGCTCGCGACCCACGCCGACCGTGAGCAGCTGTTCCGCAAGGCCGGTCGCACCATCGTCGACATGGCACGCCGCTGGTACGAAAAGGACGACGCCTCGGTCCTGCCGCGCTCGATCGCAACCTTCAAGGCCTTCGAGAACGCGATCAGCCTCGACGTCGCGATGGGCGGCTCGACGAACACCGTGCTGCACCTGCTGGCCGCGGCCCGCGAAGCGCAGGTGGATTTCACGATGGCCGACATTGACCGCGTCTCGCGCAAGGTGCCCTGCCTGTGCAAGGTCGCGCCCGCGGTCGCCGACGTTCATATCGAGGACGTGCATCGCGCCGGCGGCATCATGGGCATCCTCGGCGAACTCAACCGCGCCGGGCTGCTGCACGCCGAAGTGCCGACCGTGCATAGCAAGACCCTGGGCGAGGCGATCGCGCGCTGGGACATCATGCAGGCGCACGACAACGCCGTGTTCGAGTTCTACAAGGCTGCGCCGGGCGGCGTGCCGACCCAGGTCGCCTTCTCGCAGAACCGCCGCTGGAACGAGCTCGACATGGATCGCTCCAAGGGCATCATCCGCGACCGCGCCAATGCCTTCACGCAAGACGGCGGCCTCGCCGTGCTGTACGGCAACATCGCCGAGAAGGGCTGCATCGTGAAGACCGCCGGCGTCGACGAGTCGATCTGGAAATTCACCGGCAAGGCGCGCGTGTTCGAGAGCCAGGAAGATGCGGTCGAAGGCATCCTCGGCGACAAGGTCGCGGCGGGCGACGTCGTGATCATCCGCTACGAAGGCCCGAAGGGCGGCCCCGGTATGCAGGAGATGCTGTACCCGACCAGCTACCTGAAGTCCAAGGGGCTGGGCAAAGAGTGCGCGCTGCTCACCGACGGCCGCTTCTCCGGCGGCACCTCGGGCCTCTCGATCGGCCACGCCTCGCCCGAAGCCGCGTGCGGCGGCGCCATCGCGCTGGTCGAGGAGAACGACACGATCGAGATCGACATCCCCAACCGCAGCATCCGCCTCGCGGTGAGCGACGAGGAGCTCGCGCGCCGCCGCGCCGCGATGGAGGCGAAGGGCAGCCAGGCGTGGAAGCCGGCCAATCGGCAGCGTGTCGTGTCGGCGGCGCTGCAGGCTTACGCGGCGCTCACGACCAGCGCCGATACCGGTGCCGTGCGCGACGTCACCCAGGTGCAGCGCTGA
- the lgt gene encoding prolipoprotein diacylglyceryl transferase, whose product MLIHPQFDPVALSLGPLSVRWYGLMYLAAFVLFMLLGRIHARRRPEMGWMPQQIDDLLMYGMLGVVIGGRLGEVLFFQPAYYLAHPAEILAVWKGGMSFHGGFLGVLVAMWLYGRRTGKGFWNVTDFIAPLVPTGLAAGRIGNFINGELWGRPVDGDLPWAMIYPWVDNLPRHPSQLYQAAGEGLLLFVLLWLYAAKPRPARAVSAMFLLGYAVLRFTAEFFRTPDPGIFGILSMGLSTAQWLCVPMFAIGAWLLAASRDKGPGAH is encoded by the coding sequence ATGCTGATCCATCCGCAGTTCGACCCCGTCGCACTCTCGCTCGGCCCGCTATCCGTGCGCTGGTACGGGCTGATGTATCTCGCCGCATTCGTGCTGTTCATGCTGCTCGGGCGCATCCACGCGCGCCGCCGCCCGGAGATGGGCTGGATGCCGCAGCAGATCGACGACCTGCTGATGTACGGCATGCTGGGGGTCGTGATCGGCGGGCGGCTGGGCGAGGTGCTGTTCTTCCAGCCCGCTTACTATCTCGCGCATCCGGCCGAGATCCTCGCCGTGTGGAAGGGCGGGATGAGCTTTCACGGCGGCTTCCTCGGCGTGCTGGTGGCGATGTGGCTGTATGGCAGGCGCACCGGCAAGGGATTCTGGAACGTCACGGATTTCATCGCGCCGCTGGTGCCGACCGGCCTCGCCGCGGGGCGCATCGGCAACTTCATCAATGGCGAGCTGTGGGGCCGACCGGTGGACGGCGACCTGCCCTGGGCGATGATCTACCCGTGGGTCGACAACCTGCCGCGCCATCCGTCCCAGCTGTATCAGGCGGCCGGCGAGGGCCTCCTGCTGTTCGTGCTGCTGTGGCTGTATGCGGCCAAGCCACGCCCCGCGCGGGCGGTATCGGCGATGTTCCTGCTCGGATACGCGGTATTGCGCTTCACGGCGGAATTCTTCCGTACCCCGGATCCGGGGATTTTCGGCATTCTCTCCATGGGATTGTCGACGGCGCAATGGCTATGTGTGCCGATGTTCGCGATCGGAGCGTGGCTGCTCGCGGCAAGTCGCGACAAAGGGCCCGGCGCCCACTGA
- a CDS encoding EAL and HDOD domain-containing protein, which produces MLGWLKRLFGIEPGPAAFSPAIPPPPREPQPPPVVAPETPPPADVPAAAHGAPSAVDEELRSANASLSLLCRSEVLDREQNLTGYAFELREDVAGRVRATGRRARDFMDGLLVEQIDRYGHGAALKARRLCLRVWEGFLAHPALARLQGLDATLLVRPELPTRVASAEMLASAARLREAGVQIVLDHGEPGPWLDSALPQADAALFRMGFCLPEDLGLYIRAVRQQRADLPVWAWEVGTPDDFELAARLGCTALSGAFVTRREDWKGNSLSPHGMRLASLLQRLRSGVDTQEIAVILKHDLALAYRLLRYVNAAAWGLNHHISSVEQAILVLGQQPLQRWVSMMLLGSARSAPGAAVVMEDALVRGRLLELLGGLRGERDPAAQLFVLGLFSLLDVALKVPLEDAIRPLKLPDAMQDALLHQRGPMAPYLELVLAFERGDAPRVTSFADVLGIDVGELNRLQFEALDWVHSAEA; this is translated from the coding sequence ATGCTCGGCTGGCTGAAGCGTCTCTTCGGCATCGAGCCCGGGCCGGCAGCGTTCTCGCCGGCCATTCCCCCTCCGCCGCGCGAGCCGCAGCCGCCGCCCGTGGTCGCGCCCGAGACTCCGCCGCCCGCCGACGTCCCGGCTGCCGCGCATGGCGCGCCGTCCGCCGTCGACGAGGAGCTTCGCAGTGCGAACGCCTCGCTTTCGCTGTTGTGTCGCAGCGAGGTGCTGGACCGCGAGCAGAACCTCACCGGCTATGCCTTTGAACTGCGCGAAGACGTCGCCGGGCGTGTCCGCGCCACCGGGCGTCGCGCGCGCGATTTCATGGACGGCCTGCTGGTCGAGCAGATCGACCGCTACGGGCACGGTGCGGCGCTGAAGGCCCGTCGGCTGTGCCTGAGGGTGTGGGAGGGCTTCCTTGCGCATCCCGCGCTGGCGCGGCTGCAGGGGCTTGATGCGACCCTTCTGGTGCGCCCCGAATTGCCCACGCGCGTGGCTTCCGCCGAAATGCTGGCGAGCGCGGCGCGCCTGCGCGAGGCCGGGGTGCAGATCGTGCTCGATCACGGCGAGCCCGGGCCGTGGCTCGACAGCGCGCTGCCGCAGGCCGATGCGGCACTGTTCCGCATGGGATTCTGTCTGCCCGAAGACCTCGGTCTTTACATCCGTGCGGTGCGGCAGCAGCGTGCCGATCTGCCCGTGTGGGCCTGGGAGGTGGGCACGCCAGACGACTTCGAGCTCGCCGCCAGGCTCGGTTGCACCGCGCTTTCCGGCGCATTCGTGACGCGCCGCGAGGACTGGAAGGGAAACTCCCTGTCGCCGCACGGCATGCGTCTGGCGTCGCTGCTTCAGCGCCTGCGCAGCGGCGTCGACACGCAGGAGATTGCCGTCATCCTCAAGCACGACCTCGCGCTGGCGTATCGCCTGCTGCGTTACGTAAATGCGGCCGCGTGGGGCCTGAACCACCACATCAGCTCGGTCGAGCAGGCAATCCTCGTGCTCGGGCAGCAGCCGCTGCAGCGCTGGGTGTCCATGATGCTGCTGGGAAGTGCGCGCAGCGCGCCGGGAGCGGCGGTGGTGATGGAGGATGCGCTCGTGCGCGGCCGCCTGCTGGAACTCCTGGGTGGGCTGCGCGGCGAACGCGACCCCGCCGCCCAGCTTTTCGTGCTGGGGCTGTTTTCGCTGCTCGACGTCGCGCTCAAGGTGCCGCTCGAGGACGCGATCCGCCCACTCAAGCTGCCCGACGCGATGCAGGATGCCCTGTTGCACCAGCGCGGGCCGATGGCACCGTATCTCGAACTGGTGCTCGCGTTCGAGCGCGGCGATGCGCCGCGCGTGACTTCGTTTGCCGATGTGCTGGGCATCGATGTCGGCGAGCTGAATCGGCTGCAGTTCGAGGCGCTCGACTGGGTGCATTCGGCCGAAGCCTGA
- the aztA gene encoding zinc ABC transporter ATP-binding protein AztA, with amino-acid sequence MTTPNVILELDNLTLGYDRHPAIHHLRCRISRGALVAIVGPNGAGKSTLFKALTGELKPLQGQFLVHTSKEGIAYLPQQSELDRSFPVSVFDMVSMGLWREIGPFRGLRRSQAERVRAALAAVGLSGFEARQIGTLSGGQLQRARFARMMLQDANLLLLDEPFNAIDARTIEDLIALILQWHSEGRTILAVLHDLTLVRQHFPETLLLARECLGFGATGEILTPERLATARRLAGEFDATAPVCHRPEAEAA; translated from the coding sequence ATGACCACACCCAACGTCATCCTCGAACTCGACAACCTGACCCTCGGCTACGACCGCCACCCGGCAATCCACCACCTCCGCTGCCGCATCTCCCGCGGCGCGCTGGTCGCGATCGTCGGCCCCAACGGCGCCGGGAAGTCCACCCTCTTCAAGGCCTTGACCGGCGAATTGAAGCCCCTGCAGGGCCAGTTCCTCGTGCACACGAGCAAGGAAGGCATCGCCTACCTGCCGCAACAGAGCGAACTCGACCGCAGCTTTCCGGTGTCCGTGTTCGACATGGTGTCGATGGGACTGTGGCGCGAGATCGGCCCCTTCCGCGGACTTCGGCGCAGCCAGGCGGAACGCGTACGCGCGGCACTCGCCGCGGTAGGGTTGTCCGGCTTCGAGGCGCGCCAGATCGGCACGCTGTCGGGCGGCCAGCTGCAGCGCGCACGCTTCGCGCGGATGATGTTGCAGGATGCCAACCTGCTGCTGCTCGACGAGCCCTTCAACGCCATCGACGCACGCACGATCGAGGATCTCATCGCGCTGATCCTGCAGTGGCATTCCGAAGGGCGGACCATCCTCGCGGTGCTGCACGACCTCACACTGGTGCGGCAGCACTTCCCGGAAACCCTGCTGCTCGCGCGCGAATGCCTCGGTTTCGGCGCGACCGGCGAGATCCTCACCCCCGAACGCCTCGCGACCGCCCGCCGCCTCGCCGGCGAGTTCGACGCCACCGCTCCGGTGTGCCACCGCCCGGAAGCGGAGGCTGCATGA
- a CDS encoding cell division protein ZapA, with protein sequence MATDTLDISLLGKTYSVACRPEDREGLIAAVVFLEEKLNSLAARTNASGEKLAVMTALNIAHEFLQFQRSGGFDMQAAKRRIGLVNARLDGVLAQQEKLF encoded by the coding sequence ATGGCCACCGACACCCTCGACATCTCCCTGCTCGGGAAGACCTATTCCGTCGCCTGCCGGCCGGAAGACCGCGAAGGCTTGATCGCGGCCGTCGTCTTCCTCGAAGAGAAGCTCAACAGCCTTGCGGCGCGCACCAATGCGTCCGGCGAGAAGCTGGCTGTCATGACCGCGCTGAATATCGCGCACGAATTTTTGCAGTTTCAGCGCTCCGGTGGGTTTGACATGCAGGCCGCGAAGCGTAGAATCGGTCTCGTGAATGCGCGACTCGATGGAGTCCTTGCGCAGCAGGAAAAGCTTTTCTAA
- a CDS encoding metal ABC transporter permease translates to MIADALFSPFADFEFMRRALAGCLALALGATPVGVFLLLRRMSLMGDAMAHAILPGAALGYLAFGLSLGAMTVGGIIAGIVVALAAGLVARSSILKEDASLAAFYLLSIATGVMIVSLRGRNLDLLHVLFGSVLALDDASLLLISTITTATLVALALLYRPLVLECFDAAFLRGVSAASPIAHYGFLVLVVLNLVAGFHALGTLMAVGIMILPSAAARLWVKRLPAMLGLAVLIAFASGIGGLLASFHADVPAGPAIILVTGIVYVISLILAPGGMLGARLDRRPHLES, encoded by the coding sequence ATGATCGCGGACGCCCTGTTCAGCCCCTTCGCCGATTTCGAGTTCATGCGCCGCGCACTCGCGGGCTGCCTCGCGCTCGCGCTGGGCGCGACGCCCGTTGGCGTGTTCCTGCTGCTGCGGCGCATGAGCCTGATGGGCGACGCGATGGCGCACGCGATCCTGCCCGGCGCAGCACTCGGCTACCTCGCCTTCGGCCTGTCGCTCGGAGCAATGACCGTCGGCGGCATCATCGCCGGCATCGTCGTCGCGCTCGCGGCAGGACTGGTCGCGCGCTCGTCGATCCTGAAGGAGGACGCCAGCCTTGCTGCCTTCTACCTGCTCTCCATCGCCACCGGCGTGATGATCGTGTCGCTGCGCGGACGCAACCTCGACCTGCTGCACGTGCTGTTCGGCTCGGTGCTCGCGCTCGACGACGCCTCGCTGCTGCTCATCAGCACAATCACCACGGCAACCCTCGTCGCGCTGGCGCTGCTGTACCGCCCGCTGGTGCTCGAATGCTTCGACGCCGCCTTCCTGCGCGGCGTCAGCGCAGCCAGCCCGATCGCGCACTACGGCTTTCTCGTGCTCGTGGTGCTGAACCTCGTCGCCGGCTTCCACGCGCTGGGCACATTGATGGCGGTCGGCATCATGATCCTGCCTTCGGCCGCGGCGCGCCTGTGGGTCAAGCGCCTGCCCGCAATGCTCGGCCTCGCAGTCCTCATCGCCTTCGCCAGCGGCATCGGCGGGCTGCTTGCCTCCTTTCACGCCGACGTCCCGGCCGGCCCGGCCATCATCCTCGTGACCGGCATCGTGTACGTGATCTCGCTCATCCTCGCCCCCGGCGGCATGCTGGGTGCACGCCTCGACCGCCGCCCCCACCTCGAATCCTGA
- a CDS encoding metal ABC transporter substrate-binding protein, which translates to MRHLLQRLLAPLVASLLVLLGIASLPARAAPLEVVTSFSILGDFIRQVGGDRVKVTTLVAADQDAHNFQPRPSDARRIGAAQLVVVGGLGFDPWLERLTQTAGYKGPLLVASQGVEPIPADDGHDDAHGHGKGSHQDAVDPHAWQDVVRALRYVANIADALAQADPTNAKVYRDNAARYAAELKTLDRDIRTAVSAVPAERRRVVSAHDAFGYFAHAYGVRFLAPAGVSNQSEPSAAGVAQLIRQLRRENVPAVFVESVSDPRLIERIRKESGARLGGTLYSDALSGPDGPAPTYVAMMRHNLRTLLDGMTPRDDRTR; encoded by the coding sequence ATGCGCCACCTCCTCCAGCGCCTGCTTGCCCCTCTCGTTGCGTCACTCCTCGTGCTGCTCGGCATCGCCTCCCTCCCCGCCCGGGCTGCCCCCCTCGAGGTGGTCACGAGCTTCAGCATCCTCGGCGATTTCATCCGCCAGGTCGGAGGGGACCGGGTCAAGGTCACGACGCTCGTCGCCGCGGACCAGGACGCGCACAACTTCCAGCCGCGCCCCTCCGACGCCCGCCGCATCGGCGCCGCGCAACTGGTGGTCGTCGGTGGCCTGGGCTTCGACCCCTGGCTCGAACGGCTCACCCAGACCGCCGGCTACAAGGGCCCGCTCCTCGTCGCCAGCCAGGGCGTGGAGCCCATCCCCGCCGACGACGGCCACGACGACGCGCACGGTCACGGCAAGGGCTCCCATCAGGACGCCGTCGATCCCCATGCCTGGCAGGACGTCGTGCGTGCGCTGCGCTATGTCGCCAACATCGCCGACGCCCTGGCGCAGGCCGATCCGACGAACGCCAAGGTGTACCGTGACAACGCCGCCCGCTATGCGGCCGAGCTCAAGACACTGGACAGAGACATCCGCACCGCCGTTTCCGCGGTCCCCGCCGAACGGCGCAGGGTCGTCAGCGCCCACGACGCCTTCGGCTACTTCGCCCACGCCTACGGCGTGCGCTTCCTTGCCCCGGCGGGGGTCAGCAACCAGTCGGAACCCTCTGCGGCGGGCGTCGCCCAGCTCATCCGCCAGCTGCGGCGCGAGAACGTGCCCGCCGTCTTCGTCGAGAGCGTCAGCGACCCGCGTCTGATCGAGCGCATCCGCAAGGAAAGCGGCGCGCGCCTCGGCGGCACGCTGTACTCGGATGCGCTATCGGGCCCCGACGGGCCGGCCCCGACCTACGTCGCGATGATGCGCCACAACCTGCGCACCCTGCTGGACGGAATGACTCCCCGAGACGACAGGACCCGATAA
- a CDS encoding sulfite exporter TauE/SafE family protein, protein MDFDVWWLSYLALGAFVGFFAGLLGVGGGGIMVPVLASLFVAQGMPRDNVVHLALGTSMAAIVMTSIASLRAHHRHGAVRWDIVRFIAPGIVVGTFAATFIASRIESKPLAIFFACFMAYVSLQMLANVKPKPSRELPGPVGMSAVGAGIGGISALVAIGGGSLSVPFMTWCNVKVHHAIGTSAAIGLPIALAGTVGYLVNGWGSTGMPAHSLGFVYLPALVLISVVSTWTAPLGARLAHRLPVAVLKKIFAGVLMLLSAKMLHALFF, encoded by the coding sequence ATGGATTTCGATGTGTGGTGGCTGAGCTACCTCGCGCTGGGGGCCTTCGTGGGATTCTTCGCCGGCCTGTTGGGGGTCGGCGGCGGGGGCATCATGGTCCCGGTCCTGGCTTCGCTGTTCGTCGCGCAGGGGATGCCGCGGGACAACGTCGTGCATCTGGCGCTCGGCACCTCGATGGCGGCGATCGTGATGACCTCCATCGCCAGCTTGCGCGCGCATCACAGGCATGGCGCGGTACGCTGGGACATCGTGCGCTTCATCGCGCCGGGGATTGTTGTCGGCACCTTCGCGGCGACCTTCATCGCCTCGCGGATCGAGTCCAAGCCGCTGGCTATCTTCTTCGCCTGCTTCATGGCCTACGTGTCGCTGCAGATGCTGGCCAACGTCAAGCCCAAGCCCTCGCGCGAGCTGCCCGGGCCGGTCGGGATGAGCGCGGTGGGGGCCGGCATCGGGGGGATCTCCGCGCTCGTCGCGATCGGCGGCGGTTCGTTGTCGGTGCCCTTCATGACCTGGTGCAACGTGAAGGTGCATCACGCAATCGGCACCTCCGCGGCGATCGGCCTGCCGATCGCGCTGGCTGGCACGGTCGGTTATCTGGTGAACGGCTGGGGCAGCACCGGGATGCCCGCGCACAGCCTCGGTTTCGTCTACCTGCCCGCGCTGGTGCTGATCAGCGTCGTGAGCACCTGGACCGCGCCACTGGGCGCAAGGCTCGCGCACCGCTTGCCGGTCGCGGTGTTGAAGAAGATTTTCGCCGGCGTGCTGATGCTGCTGTCGGCGAAGATGTTGCACGCGCTGTTCTTCTGA